In Bradyrhizobium sp. 1(2017), one DNA window encodes the following:
- a CDS encoding glutathione S-transferase family protein, translated as MLKFYFNGSPNPTKVALYLEEAGLPFEPVKIDTRKGEQFTPEFLKINPNGKVPAIDDNGTIVFDSNAILLYLAEKTGKFLPAASVRGETLSWLMFIATGVGPYSGQAVHFKHFAPKEQNHDYAHNRYQYETDRHYKILDDHLNGRRAMVGDSYSIVDMALWGWARMVPFKLGDDAFARYPNVKRLVDEISARPAAARAIALKDKFTFKAEMDDEARANMFKHMKTKVA; from the coding sequence ATGCTCAAATTCTATTTCAACGGATCGCCGAACCCGACCAAGGTCGCGCTCTATCTCGAAGAGGCCGGCCTGCCTTTCGAGCCGGTGAAGATCGACACCCGCAAGGGCGAGCAGTTCACGCCGGAATTCCTCAAGATCAATCCGAATGGCAAGGTGCCGGCGATCGACGACAACGGCACCATCGTGTTCGATTCGAACGCCATCCTGCTCTATCTCGCCGAGAAGACCGGCAAGTTTCTGCCCGCCGCCAGCGTGCGCGGCGAGACGCTGTCCTGGCTGATGTTCATCGCGACCGGCGTCGGGCCGTATTCCGGTCAGGCCGTGCATTTCAAGCATTTCGCGCCGAAGGAGCAGAACCACGACTACGCGCATAACCGCTACCAGTACGAGACTGATCGCCACTACAAGATTCTCGACGATCACCTCAACGGCCGCCGCGCCATGGTCGGCGACAGCTATTCGATCGTCGACATGGCGCTGTGGGGCTGGGCGCGGATGGTGCCGTTCAAGCTCGGCGACGACGCCTTCGCGCGATACCCGAACGTGAAGCGGCTGGTGGACGAGATCTCGGCGCGGCCGGCGGCCGCGCGCGCCATCGCGCTGAAGGACAAGTTCACCTTCAAGGCCGAGATGGACGACGAGGCGAGAGCCAACATGTTCAAGCACATGAAGACGAAAGTGGCCTGA
- a CDS encoding site-specific DNA-methyltransferase produces the protein MVESRRGASARAPRTNFESPSHRIILGDCVAEMSKLQAGSVDLVFADPPYNLQLKGDLKRPDESHVDAVDDDWDKFDSFSAYDDFTRAWLLAARRAMKPSATIWVIGSYHNIFRVGAIMQDLGFWLLNDIVWRKTNPMPNFRGRRFTNAHETMIWAARDEKAKGYTFNYEALKAANEDVQARSDWLIPLCTGEERLKGADGKKVHPTQKPEGLLARVLLSSSKPGDLVIDPFNGTGTTGAVAKRLGRSYIGFERDKTYAKAAEARIAEVEPLPEASLAPFMTAREAPRVAFSELIERGMIMPGTKLFDAKKKLGALVRADGAIMLGDKVGSIHRIGAVAQGAQACNGWTFWHVETKKGLKLIDELRAEIRAGMAAG, from the coding sequence ATGGTAGAGTCGCGTCGCGGGGCGTCTGCAAGGGCGCCCCGCACAAATTTTGAGTCTCCTTCGCATCGCATCATCCTCGGCGATTGCGTCGCCGAGATGTCGAAGCTTCAGGCTGGTTCGGTCGACCTGGTGTTCGCCGATCCGCCCTACAATCTCCAGCTCAAGGGCGATCTCAAGCGCCCCGACGAATCCCATGTCGATGCCGTCGACGACGACTGGGACAAGTTCGATTCGTTCTCCGCCTATGACGATTTCACCCGCGCCTGGCTGCTTGCCGCCCGCCGCGCGATGAAGCCCTCGGCGACGATCTGGGTGATCGGCTCCTATCACAACATCTTCCGCGTCGGCGCCATCATGCAGGACCTCGGCTTCTGGCTCCTGAACGACATCGTCTGGCGCAAGACCAATCCGATGCCGAATTTCCGCGGCCGCCGCTTCACCAACGCGCACGAGACCATGATCTGGGCCGCGCGCGACGAGAAGGCGAAGGGCTACACGTTCAACTACGAGGCGCTGAAAGCCGCCAACGAGGACGTGCAGGCGCGGTCCGACTGGCTGATCCCGCTCTGCACCGGCGAGGAACGCCTCAAGGGCGCCGACGGCAAGAAAGTGCATCCGACGCAGAAGCCGGAAGGCCTGCTCGCGCGCGTGCTGCTGTCCTCGTCCAAGCCCGGCGATCTCGTGATCGATCCCTTCAACGGCACCGGCACCACCGGCGCGGTCGCAAAGCGTCTCGGCCGCTCCTATATCGGCTTCGAGCGCGACAAGACCTACGCGAAGGCGGCCGAAGCGCGCATCGCCGAGGTCGAGCCGCTGCCGGAAGCGAGCCTGGCCCCGTTCATGACCGCGCGCGAAGCACCGCGGGTGGCGTTCTCCGAGCTGATCGAGCGCGGCATGATCATGCCCGGCACGAAGCTGTTCGATGCCAAGAAGAAGCTCGGCGCCCTCGTGCGCGCCGACGGCGCCATCATGCTGGGCGACAAGGTCGGCTCGATCCACCGCATCGGTGCCGTGGCGCAAGGCGCGCAGGCCTGCAACGGCTGGACCTTCTGGCACGTCGAGACCAAGAAGGGCCTCAAGCTGATCGACGAGCTTCGCGCCGAGATCCGCGCCGGCATGGCCGCGGGGTAG
- the ypfJ gene encoding KPN_02809 family neutral zinc metallopeptidase: protein MRYDDFRRSDDVEDRRDEGGGFGGGGGGGFGLPMGGRGLGIGTIIILGLVGYAFGIDPRILIGGAEILTGGGQAPSYQTDRQSSSTSAKRGAPTDEVGSMIAGILGEIDDRWSEIFQASGQNYTGPKVVLFRNATNGGRCGMAQSAMGPFYCPPDRTIFLDTSFFREVETRFRGCSGKSACNFTTAYIIAHEAGHHIQNLLGIIPRVTRLQQQAGSKAEANALQVKVELQADCLAGVWVNREAKKRPNFLEPGDIDAALTTASAIGDDTLQRQATGRVVPDSFTHGSAAQRKQWFMTGYQQGTVQACNTFGGGAM, encoded by the coding sequence ATGCGTTACGATGACTTCCGCCGCAGCGACGACGTTGAGGATCGTCGCGACGAAGGTGGTGGCTTTGGCGGCGGCGGAGGAGGCGGGTTCGGGCTGCCCATGGGCGGCCGCGGGCTCGGCATCGGTACCATCATCATCCTCGGCCTGGTCGGCTACGCCTTCGGCATCGATCCGCGGATCCTGATCGGCGGCGCCGAGATCCTCACTGGCGGCGGCCAGGCCCCGAGCTACCAGACCGATCGCCAGTCGTCTTCGACCTCGGCCAAGCGCGGCGCGCCGACCGACGAGGTGGGCAGCATGATCGCCGGCATCCTCGGCGAGATCGACGACCGCTGGAGCGAGATCTTCCAGGCCAGCGGTCAGAACTATACCGGTCCGAAGGTCGTGCTGTTCCGCAACGCCACCAATGGCGGCCGCTGCGGTATGGCGCAGTCGGCGATGGGCCCGTTCTATTGTCCGCCGGACCGTACCATCTTCCTCGACACCAGCTTCTTCCGCGAGGTCGAGACGCGCTTCCGCGGCTGCTCCGGCAAGTCGGCGTGCAATTTCACCACTGCCTACATCATCGCGCACGAGGCCGGCCATCACATCCAGAACCTGCTCGGCATCATTCCGCGCGTGACGCGGCTGCAGCAGCAGGCCGGCTCCAAGGCCGAGGCCAATGCGCTTCAGGTGAAGGTGGAATTGCAGGCCGACTGCCTGGCCGGCGTCTGGGTCAATCGCGAGGCCAAGAAGCGGCCGAACTTCCTGGAACCCGGCGACATCGACGCCGCGCTGACCACGGCAAGCGCAATCGGCGACGACACGCTGCAGCGCCAGGCCACGGGGCGGGTCGTGCCCGATTCCTTCACGCACGGCTCGGCCGCGCAACGCAAGCAGTGGTTCATGACCGGCTATCAGCAGGGCACGGTGCAGGCCTGTAATACGTTCGGCGGCGGTGCGATGTAG
- the moaB gene encoding molybdenum cofactor biosynthesis protein B produces the protein MASIDETKQFIPLNIAVLTVSDTRALADDKSGQTLADRLTAAGHHLAAREIVTDDVEAIRAVIRRWIADAGVDVVITTGGTGFTGRDVTPEAIEPLFEKRMDGFSIAFHMLSHAKIGASTIQSRATAGVAGATYIFCLPGSPGACRDGWDGILAAQLDYRTRPCNFVEIMPRLDEHLRRPKAQGATV, from the coding sequence ATGGCCTCGATCGACGAAACCAAACAATTCATCCCGCTCAACATCGCGGTGCTCACCGTGTCCGACACGCGCGCGCTCGCCGACGACAAGTCGGGCCAGACGCTGGCCGACCGCCTCACCGCCGCCGGCCATCACCTCGCCGCGCGCGAGATCGTCACCGACGACGTCGAGGCGATCCGCGCCGTGATCCGCCGCTGGATCGCGGATGCCGGTGTCGACGTCGTCATTACCACCGGCGGCACCGGCTTCACCGGCCGCGACGTCACACCGGAGGCGATCGAGCCGCTGTTCGAGAAGCGCATGGACGGCTTCTCGATCGCGTTCCACATGCTGAGCCACGCCAAGATCGGCGCATCGACGATCCAGAGCCGCGCCACCGCGGGCGTCGCGGGCGCGACCTACATCTTCTGCCTGCCGGGTTCACCCGGCGCCTGCCGCGACGGCTGGGACGGCATCCTCGCAGCCCAGCTCGACTACCGCACGCGCCCCTGCAATTTCGTCGAGATCATGCCGCGCCTGGACGAGCATCTGCGAAGGCCGAAGGCGCAGGGCGCGACGGTGTAG